The following are encoded together in the Streptomyces sp. NBC_00341 genome:
- a CDS encoding 2-hydroxy-3-oxopropionate reductase, with product MSNNLPKVAWIGLGIMGSPMSENLIKAGYDVTGYTLEQDKVDRLAAAGGTGASSIAEAVKDADVVITMVPASPQVEAIAYGPDGILENAKRGALLIDMSSITPQTSVDLAKNATEKGIRVLDAPVSGGEAGAIEAVLSIMVGGEQADFDTAKPVLDALGKTIVLCGPHGSGQTVKAANQLIVAVNIQACAEAVVFLEKSGVDLAAALDVLNGGLAGSTVLTRKKANFLNRDFAPGFRIDLHHKDMGIVTDAARNVGAALPVGGVVAQLVASLRAQGDGGLDHSALLRSVERLSGQPVQD from the coding sequence ATGAGCAACAACCTCCCCAAGGTTGCGTGGATCGGGCTCGGCATCATGGGTTCGCCCATGTCCGAGAACCTGATCAAGGCCGGTTACGACGTCACCGGTTACACCCTGGAGCAGGACAAGGTCGACCGGCTGGCGGCGGCCGGCGGCACCGGCGCGTCCTCGATCGCCGAGGCGGTCAAGGACGCGGACGTGGTCATCACGATGGTGCCCGCCTCCCCGCAGGTCGAGGCCATCGCGTACGGTCCCGACGGCATCCTGGAGAACGCCAAGCGCGGCGCGCTGCTGATCGACATGTCCTCGATCACCCCGCAGACCTCCGTGGACCTCGCGAAGAACGCCACCGAGAAGGGCATCCGGGTCCTGGACGCCCCCGTCTCCGGCGGCGAGGCCGGTGCGATCGAGGCCGTGCTGTCCATCATGGTGGGCGGCGAGCAGGCCGACTTCGACACCGCCAAGCCGGTGCTGGACGCACTGGGCAAGACCATCGTGCTCTGCGGTCCGCACGGCTCCGGCCAGACGGTGAAGGCCGCCAACCAGCTGATCGTCGCGGTCAACATCCAGGCCTGCGCCGAGGCCGTCGTCTTCCTGGAGAAGTCCGGGGTCGACCTCGCCGCCGCGCTCGACGTCCTCAACGGCGGACTGGCCGGCTCGACCGTGCTGACCCGCAAGAAGGCCAACTTCCTGAACCGGGACTTCGCCCCCGGCTTCCGGATCGACCTGCACCACAAGGACATGGGCATCGTCACGGACGCCGCCCGCAATGTGGGTGCCGCGCTGCCGGTCGGCGGAGTCGTCGCCCAGCTCGTCGCCTCGCTGCGCGCGCAGGGCGACGGCGGCCTGGACCACTCGGCGCTGCTGCGCTCGGTCGAGCGCCTCTCCGGTCAGCCCGTCCAGGACTGA
- a CDS encoding sensor histidine kinase, giving the protein MKPKGQRHLYALDVSAALALTTVYVGFARLTADDGQPVYTGPVWLGWLIAATVGLPIAVRRRWPLAVLASVLASLSAASLLDIPREPYVAAGLAAYLVGLAEPARRSVLALAVTLPVACGAVYLGEAVVTPAEDWRGAVGVAGLVLLVIGGAWGAGFTVRGRRSEAAREQRRRSEHALDEERLRIAREVHDIVSHNLSLIAVKAGVAGHVAEADPREARAALKVIEETSRSALAEMRRTLGVLRIEGAPLGPVPDLDGLGPLAAQAHRAGVDVDLTVRATEGLTEGTRLTIYRIVQEALTNAVRHAAPTRCQVTVEADAREIRIDITDEGPPSARGQADRELSRGHGLLGMRERAMMYGGSCEAGPRPEGGFAVSVRLPAEGNR; this is encoded by the coding sequence ATGAAGCCCAAGGGGCAGCGCCATCTCTACGCCCTCGACGTCAGCGCGGCCCTGGCCCTGACCACCGTGTACGTCGGCTTCGCCCGGCTCACCGCCGACGACGGCCAGCCCGTCTACACCGGACCGGTCTGGCTGGGCTGGCTGATTGCCGCCACGGTCGGCCTGCCGATCGCCGTACGCCGTCGTTGGCCGCTCGCGGTCCTGGCGTCCGTGCTGGCCTCCCTGTCCGCGGCATCGCTCCTCGACATCCCCCGTGAGCCCTACGTCGCCGCCGGGCTTGCGGCCTACCTCGTCGGACTGGCCGAGCCCGCCCGCAGGTCCGTGCTCGCACTCGCGGTGACGCTGCCGGTGGCGTGCGGTGCCGTCTATCTCGGCGAGGCGGTGGTGACTCCCGCCGAGGACTGGCGGGGCGCCGTCGGGGTGGCCGGGCTCGTGCTCCTGGTGATCGGCGGGGCCTGGGGCGCGGGGTTCACCGTGCGCGGCCGCCGGTCCGAGGCTGCCCGGGAACAGCGGCGCCGGTCGGAGCACGCACTGGACGAGGAGCGTCTGAGGATCGCCCGTGAGGTGCACGACATCGTCTCGCACAACCTGAGCCTGATCGCCGTCAAGGCGGGTGTCGCCGGGCATGTGGCGGAGGCCGACCCGAGGGAGGCGCGGGCCGCCCTCAAGGTCATCGAGGAGACAAGCCGTTCCGCACTGGCCGAGATGCGGCGCACGCTCGGTGTGCTGCGTATCGAGGGCGCGCCGCTGGGCCCCGTACCGGATCTCGACGGCCTCGGCCCGCTCGCCGCACAGGCACACCGGGCCGGGGTGGATGTCGACCTGACGGTGCGCGCCACGGAGGGCCTGACCGAGGGAACGCGGCTGACCATCTACCGGATCGTCCAGGAGGCCCTCACCAACGCGGTCCGGCACGCCGCCCCGACCCGCTGCCAGGTCACGGTCGAGGCGGACGCGCGCGAGATACGCATCGACATCACGGACGAGGGGCCACCGTCCGCACGCGGGCAGGCCGACCGCGAACTGTCGCGCGGGCATGGCCTCTTGGGCATGCGGGAGCGGGCGATGATGTACGGCGGCAGCTGCGAGGCGGGGCCTCGGCCGGAAGGCGGCTTCGCGGTGTCCGTCCGCCTGCCCGCCGAAGGGAACCGATGA
- a CDS encoding lactonase family protein: MTTPTSRRTLLGALLAGGALAAAPSLPRSGHSGRAPRSTGEGARRTATLFLGTYTSTTPGGTGIGVASYDPAAGTITDRTVVTGVENPSYLALHPTGSTLYAVDEQQQGGVTAVALAADGTFRVLGTRDTGGAGPAHLSVHPGGKWLFSANYTSGSVAVHPLAADGTPGERTDLVAHTAPAPGPGQDGPHAHQIITAPDGGHILAVDLGNDTVYTYRLDEDRGTLEQLSYAALRPGAGPRALTFHPGGRYAYLACEVDNTVVVCGYDPATGVLTPGAPQSTGTGGGTSYPAQLLVTEDGRFAYLANRGHNSLTRYAVEDDGATLRLLDTVPVGGDFPRHIAFSPDGALLLAANQKSGTVTVFRVDAESGALESVGTPFAAPAAVCVLPL; encoded by the coding sequence ATGACCACCCCCACCAGCCGCCGCACCCTTCTCGGAGCACTCCTGGCGGGCGGCGCGCTCGCCGCCGCCCCCTCGCTGCCCCGCTCCGGACATTCCGGGCGGGCGCCGCGCTCCACCGGGGAGGGGGCGCGCAGGACCGCGACGCTCTTCCTCGGCACCTATACCTCGACGACGCCGGGAGGCACCGGAATCGGCGTGGCCTCGTACGACCCGGCCGCCGGCACCATCACCGACCGCACCGTCGTCACCGGCGTCGAGAACCCCTCGTACCTCGCGCTGCACCCCACCGGCTCCACGCTCTACGCCGTCGACGAGCAGCAGCAGGGCGGCGTCACGGCGGTGGCGCTCGCCGCCGACGGGACCTTCCGGGTGCTGGGGACGCGGGACACCGGCGGCGCCGGACCCGCCCACCTCTCCGTCCACCCCGGCGGAAAGTGGCTGTTCAGCGCCAACTACACCTCCGGCAGCGTCGCCGTGCACCCCCTCGCCGCCGACGGCACACCGGGGGAGCGCACCGACCTGGTCGCCCACACCGCACCCGCGCCGGGGCCGGGCCAGGACGGGCCGCACGCCCACCAGATCATCACCGCGCCGGACGGCGGCCACATCCTCGCCGTCGACCTGGGCAACGACACGGTGTACACCTACCGGCTCGACGAGGACCGGGGCACCCTGGAGCAGCTCTCGTACGCCGCGCTGCGGCCCGGCGCCGGACCGCGCGCCCTCACCTTCCACCCCGGCGGCCGGTACGCCTACCTGGCCTGCGAGGTCGACAACACGGTCGTGGTCTGCGGCTACGACCCCGCCACCGGCGTGCTGACCCCGGGCGCCCCGCAGTCCACCGGGACGGGCGGCGGCACCAGCTACCCGGCCCAGCTGCTGGTCACCGAGGACGGCCGCTTCGCCTACCTGGCCAACCGGGGGCACAACAGCCTCACCAGGTACGCCGTCGAGGACGACGGGGCCACGCTGCGGCTGCTGGACACCGTGCCGGTGGGCGGCGACTTCCCCCGGCACATCGCCTTCTCCCCGGACGGGGCGCTGCTCCTGGCCGCCAACCAGAAGTCCGGCACGGTCACGGTGTTCCGGGTCGACGCGGAGAGCGGCGCACTGGAGTCGGTGGGGACGCCCTTCGCCGCCCCGGCGGCGGTCTGCGTGCTGCCGCTCTGA
- a CDS encoding response regulator yields the protein MTMTDVTPVRVLIVDDQAMVRGSFRVLVDHTPGMTAVGEAANGAEAVELARRERPDVVLMDVRMPGLDGIEATRRICSDPVLSGVRVLILTTFDLDEYVYAALRAGAAGFLLKDTPPAEVLTAIGVVAAGEALLAPSVTRRLIAEFARRPEPARPPSRSLDGITDRELEVLGLIARGLSNTEIAEHLHLSLATVKTHIGRLLAKLRSRDRAQLVIVAYETGLVGERRRGV from the coding sequence ATGACCATGACCGACGTGACCCCGGTCCGGGTACTGATCGTCGACGACCAGGCGATGGTGCGCGGCAGCTTCCGGGTCCTCGTCGACCACACGCCCGGCATGACGGCCGTGGGCGAGGCCGCGAACGGAGCGGAGGCCGTCGAACTCGCCCGCCGCGAGAGGCCGGACGTCGTGCTGATGGACGTACGCATGCCGGGCCTCGACGGCATTGAGGCGACCCGGCGGATCTGCTCGGACCCGGTCCTGTCCGGCGTCCGCGTCCTCATCCTCACCACCTTCGACCTGGACGAGTACGTCTACGCCGCCCTGCGCGCCGGTGCCGCGGGATTTCTGCTCAAGGACACCCCGCCGGCCGAGGTCCTCACCGCCATCGGAGTCGTCGCCGCGGGCGAGGCACTCCTCGCCCCCTCGGTGACCCGCCGCCTGATCGCGGAGTTCGCCCGCCGTCCCGAGCCCGCGCGCCCGCCCAGCCGCTCGCTGGACGGGATCACCGACCGGGAGTTGGAGGTGCTCGGTCTGATCGCGCGGGGGCTGTCCAACACAGAGATCGCAGAGCACCTCCATCTGAGCCTCGCCACGGTCAAGACCCATATCGGGCGGCTACTCGCCAAGCTGCGTTCGCGGGACCGCGCCCAGCTCGTGATCGTCGCCTACGAGACCGGGCTTGTGGGCGAGCGCCGGCGTGGAGTGTGA
- the gcl gene encoding glyoxylate carboligase gives MTAARAAVEILKREGVSNAFGVPGAAINPFYAALKASGGVHHTLARHVEGASHMAEGYTRARPGNIGVCIGTSGPAGTDMITGLYSAIADSIPILCITGQAPTAVLHKEDFQAVDIASIAKPVTKAATTVLEAAQVPGVFQQAFHLMRTGRPGPVLIDLPIDVQLTEIEFDPDLYEPLPVHKPAASRKQIERALEMLNDSERPLLVAGGGIINADASELLVEFAELTGVPVVPTLMGWGILPDDHELNAGMVGLQTSHRYGNANFLESDFVLGIGNRWANRHTGKLDVYTQGRKFVHVDIEPTQLGKIFAPDLGIASDAKAALELFVEVARELKSAGKLKDRSQWAASTQERRATLQRRTHFDNVPLKPQRVYEEMNRAFGPDTRYVTTIGLSQIAGAQMLHVYRPRHWINCGQAGPLGWTIPAALGVATADPEGSVVALSGDYDFQFMLEELAVGAQHNIPYVHVLVNNSYLGLIRQAQRNFDIDFQVNLEFENINSPELGAYGVDHVKVVEGLGCKAIRVTEPDQLLPAFEEAKKLAAEFRVPVVVEAILERITNISMSGTDIASVNEFEDVASEPGHAPTAIRPFAQA, from the coding sequence ATGACCGCTGCCCGAGCGGCAGTTGAGATCCTCAAGCGCGAAGGCGTCAGCAACGCGTTCGGTGTGCCGGGCGCGGCGATCAACCCCTTCTACGCGGCCCTCAAGGCCTCCGGCGGGGTTCATCACACGCTCGCCCGCCACGTCGAGGGCGCCTCCCACATGGCGGAGGGCTACACCCGGGCCCGCCCGGGGAACATCGGCGTCTGCATCGGTACGTCGGGACCCGCCGGCACCGACATGATCACCGGCCTCTACTCCGCCATCGCCGACTCGATCCCGATCCTGTGCATCACCGGCCAGGCCCCGACCGCCGTCCTCCACAAGGAGGACTTCCAGGCCGTCGACATCGCCTCGATCGCGAAGCCGGTCACCAAGGCCGCCACCACCGTCCTGGAGGCCGCGCAGGTCCCCGGCGTCTTCCAGCAGGCCTTCCACCTGATGCGCACCGGCCGGCCCGGCCCGGTCCTCATCGACCTGCCGATCGACGTGCAGCTCACCGAGATCGAGTTCGACCCCGACCTCTACGAGCCGCTGCCGGTGCACAAGCCCGCCGCGAGCCGCAAGCAGATCGAGCGCGCGCTGGAGATGCTGAACGACTCCGAGCGCCCGCTGCTCGTCGCGGGCGGCGGCATCATCAACGCCGACGCGTCCGAACTCCTGGTGGAGTTCGCCGAACTGACCGGCGTCCCGGTCGTCCCGACCCTGATGGGCTGGGGCATCCTGCCCGACGACCACGAGCTGAACGCCGGCATGGTCGGCCTCCAGACCTCGCACCGCTACGGCAACGCGAACTTCCTGGAGTCCGACTTCGTCCTCGGCATCGGCAACCGCTGGGCCAACCGCCACACCGGCAAGCTGGACGTCTACACGCAGGGCCGCAAGTTCGTCCACGTCGACATCGAGCCCACCCAGCTGGGCAAGATCTTCGCCCCCGACCTCGGGATCGCCTCCGACGCCAAGGCGGCGCTGGAGCTGTTCGTCGAGGTGGCGCGCGAGCTGAAGTCGGCCGGCAAGCTGAAGGACCGCTCGCAGTGGGCCGCGTCCACGCAGGAGCGCCGTGCGACCCTCCAGCGCCGTACGCACTTCGACAACGTGCCGCTGAAGCCGCAGCGGGTGTACGAGGAGATGAACCGGGCCTTCGGCCCCGACACCCGGTACGTCACCACCATCGGCCTCTCCCAGATCGCGGGCGCGCAGATGCTGCACGTCTACCGGCCGCGCCACTGGATCAACTGCGGCCAGGCCGGCCCGCTCGGCTGGACGATCCCGGCCGCCCTGGGCGTCGCGACGGCCGACCCCGAGGGCTCCGTCGTGGCGCTCTCCGGCGACTACGACTTCCAGTTCATGCTGGAGGAGCTCGCGGTCGGCGCGCAGCACAACATCCCCTACGTGCACGTCCTGGTGAACAACTCCTACCTGGGGCTGATCCGCCAGGCGCAGCGCAACTTCGACATCGACTTCCAGGTCAACCTGGAGTTCGAGAACATCAACTCGCCCGAGCTGGGCGCCTACGGCGTGGACCACGTCAAGGTCGTCGAGGGCCTCGGCTGCAAGGCGATCCGCGTCACCGAGCCGGACCAGCTGCTGCCGGCCTTCGAGGAGGCCAAGAAGCTGGCGGCGGAGTTCCGGGTGCCGGTCGTCGTCGAGGCGATCCTGGAGCGGATCACGAACATCTCGATGAGCGGCACGGACATCGCCTCGGTCAACGAGTTCGAGGACGTGGCGTCGGAGCCGGGCCACGCGCCTACGGCAATCCGGCCGTTCGCGCAGGCGTGA
- a CDS encoding TIM barrel protein, whose product MGYPDQRFDVNLSILFTELPLLERPAAAAAAGFTAVELWWPWIETPTPPQAELDALKKALGEAGTELVGLNFYAGQLPGPDRGALSVPGTESDRFRANIEVAADFAASVGCKALNALYGNRIDGVDPGVQDELALENLVLAARAADRIGAILLIETLNAPESPRYPLVSAPAGIEVVDRINAATGLGNAKFLMDLYHLSMNGEDLSEVITAYAGKTGHVQIADNPGRGAPGTGALPLEQLLDELTKAGYDGWVGLEYKPGDRPSAESVEWLPATARPARR is encoded by the coding sequence ATGGGCTACCCGGACCAGCGCTTCGATGTAAACCTTTCGATCCTCTTCACGGAACTCCCGCTCCTGGAGCGTCCCGCGGCAGCCGCCGCGGCGGGCTTCACGGCGGTCGAGCTGTGGTGGCCCTGGATCGAGACCCCCACCCCTCCGCAGGCCGAACTCGACGCCCTCAAGAAGGCGCTCGGCGAAGCGGGCACCGAGCTGGTGGGGCTGAACTTCTACGCCGGACAGCTGCCCGGCCCCGACCGCGGCGCGCTCTCCGTGCCCGGCACGGAGTCGGACCGCTTCCGCGCCAACATCGAGGTGGCGGCCGACTTCGCCGCCTCGGTCGGCTGCAAGGCGCTCAACGCGCTCTACGGCAACCGGATCGACGGCGTGGACCCCGGCGTCCAGGACGAACTCGCCCTGGAGAACCTGGTCCTCGCCGCCCGTGCGGCGGACCGGATCGGGGCGATCCTGCTGATCGAGACCCTGAACGCGCCGGAGTCGCCGCGCTACCCGCTGGTCAGCGCACCGGCCGGGATCGAGGTCGTCGACCGGATCAACGCGGCGACGGGCCTCGGCAACGCGAAGTTCCTGATGGACCTGTACCACCTGTCGATGAACGGCGAGGACCTCAGCGAGGTCATCACCGCGTACGCCGGCAAGACCGGTCACGTCCAGATCGCGGACAACCCGGGGCGCGGCGCGCCCGGCACCGGCGCGCTCCCCCTGGAGCAGCTCCTGGACGAGCTGACGAAGGCCGGTTACGACGGCTGGGTCGGCCTGGAGTACAAGCCGGGCGACCGGCCGAGCGCCGAGTCCGTCGAGTGGCTCCCGGCCACCGCGAGGCCCGCCCGCCGGTAG
- a CDS encoding helix-turn-helix domain-containing protein, with translation MTEPADHPLVAAVKPLVDAMGAELLGPEQALPDDVVLAWEGLDVIAVRLPQLSDSLDHILAAMERRHGMPLAELDRRAKQEAVRTLEARGAFSVRHGVETVAGALGVSRFTVYNYLNRDIGPKSE, from the coding sequence GTGACCGAGCCCGCGGACCACCCCCTCGTCGCCGCGGTCAAGCCGCTCGTCGACGCCATGGGCGCCGAGCTGCTCGGTCCGGAGCAGGCGCTCCCGGACGACGTCGTGCTGGCCTGGGAGGGCCTGGACGTCATCGCGGTCCGGCTGCCGCAGCTCTCGGACTCGTTGGATCACATTCTGGCCGCCATGGAGCGCCGGCACGGCATGCCGCTCGCCGAGCTGGACCGCAGGGCCAAGCAGGAGGCCGTCCGGACCCTGGAGGCACGCGGTGCCTTCTCCGTGCGGCACGGTGTGGAGACGGTGGCGGGGGCCCTGGGGGTCAGCCGGTTCACCGTCTACAACTACCTGAACAGGGATATCGGCCCGAAGAGCGAGTAG
- the uraD gene encoding 2-oxo-4-hydroxy-4-carboxy-5-ureidoimidazoline decarboxylase, giving the protein MTSSSTPGLARFNTLADREAAAALHEVCASAAWGRAILSGRPYATAEALFRASDTATAALDAQDLAEAMAGHPPIGRPKPGDPTSSREQRGMAGATEELKTEMLELNLAYQERFGHVFLICATGATGEQMRDALKTRSGNSPEEERGHVRTELGKINRIRLTRLVTEDA; this is encoded by the coding sequence GTGACTTCGAGCTCCACACCGGGCCTGGCCCGGTTCAACACCCTGGCGGACCGCGAGGCGGCCGCAGCACTGCACGAGGTCTGTGCCAGTGCGGCCTGGGGGAGAGCGATCCTCTCCGGGCGCCCCTACGCCACCGCCGAAGCCCTGTTCCGTGCGAGCGACACCGCCACGGCGGCCCTCGACGCGCAGGACCTGGCCGAAGCCATGGCCGGCCACCCGCCGATCGGCCGCCCGAAGCCCGGGGACCCGACCTCCTCCCGCGAACAGCGGGGGATGGCCGGCGCCACCGAGGAGCTCAAGACCGAAATGCTCGAACTCAACCTGGCCTACCAGGAGCGGTTCGGACACGTCTTCCTGATCTGCGCCACCGGGGCCACCGGTGAGCAGATGCGCGACGCGCTGAAGACCCGGTCCGGGAACTCGCCCGAGGAGGAGCGCGGACACGTGCGCACCGAACTGGGCAAGATCAACCGCATCAGGCTGACCCGTCTCGTCACGGAAGACGCGTAA
- a CDS encoding catalase — translation MTQRVLTTESGAPVADNQNSATAGVGGPILLQDGHLLEKLARFNRERIPERVVHARGSGAYGYFEVTDDVTGFTRADFLSEVGKRTETFIRFSTVADSLGGADAVRDPRGFALKFYTDEGNYDLVGNNTPVFFIKDPIKFPDFIHSQKRDPFTGRQEPDNVWDFWAHAPEATHQVTWLMGDRGIPASYRHMNGYGSHTYQWTNAAGEAFFVKYHFKTNQGVRSLSADQAAELVGKDASSHQTDLLQAIERGMNPSWTLHVQVMPAADAADYRFNPFDLTKVWPHSDYPLQRVGRLVLDRNPDNVFAEVEQAAFSPNNFVPGIGPSPDKMLQGRLFAYADAHRYRLGVNHTQLPVNAPRTAVVDNYGRDGLHATRHGARHDKNYEPNSYAGPAQTDSAFSAPMAVQGWTGTHEAPAHNKDDDFFQAGELYRLMSDDEKGRLIANIAGGLSQVTRDDVIEKNLAHFHAADADYGKRVEEAVRALRED, via the coding sequence ATGACGCAGCGTGTGCTTACGACCGAGTCAGGCGCCCCGGTCGCCGACAACCAGAACTCCGCCACCGCCGGCGTCGGTGGCCCGATCCTCCTCCAGGACGGTCACCTCCTGGAGAAGCTCGCCCGCTTCAACCGGGAGCGCATCCCGGAGCGCGTGGTGCACGCCCGCGGCTCCGGCGCGTACGGCTACTTCGAGGTGACCGACGACGTCACCGGCTTCACCCGCGCCGACTTCCTCTCCGAGGTGGGCAAGCGCACCGAGACGTTCATCCGCTTCTCCACGGTCGCAGACTCGCTCGGCGGCGCGGACGCGGTACGCGACCCGCGCGGTTTCGCCCTCAAGTTCTATACGGACGAGGGCAATTACGACCTGGTCGGCAACAACACCCCGGTGTTCTTCATCAAGGACCCGATCAAGTTCCCCGACTTCATCCACTCCCAGAAGCGCGACCCGTTCACGGGCCGTCAGGAGCCGGACAACGTATGGGACTTCTGGGCGCACGCCCCCGAGGCGACGCACCAGGTGACCTGGCTGATGGGCGACCGGGGCATCCCCGCCTCGTACCGCCACATGAACGGCTACGGCTCGCACACCTACCAGTGGACGAACGCCGCGGGCGAGGCCTTCTTCGTCAAGTACCACTTCAAGACCAACCAGGGCGTGCGTTCGCTCTCCGCGGACCAGGCCGCCGAGCTCGTCGGCAAGGACGCCTCCTCGCACCAGACCGACCTGCTGCAGGCGATCGAGCGCGGCATGAACCCGTCCTGGACCCTGCACGTACAGGTGATGCCGGCCGCCGACGCCGCGGACTACCGGTTCAACCCGTTCGACCTGACCAAGGTGTGGCCGCACAGCGACTACCCGCTCCAGCGGGTGGGCCGGCTCGTGCTGGACCGCAACCCGGACAACGTCTTCGCGGAGGTCGAGCAGGCCGCGTTCTCCCCGAACAACTTCGTGCCCGGCATCGGTCCCTCCCCGGACAAGATGCTCCAGGGCCGCCTGTTCGCCTACGCGGACGCGCACCGCTACCGCCTCGGCGTCAACCACACCCAGCTGCCGGTGAACGCCCCGCGCACCGCCGTCGTCGACAACTACGGCCGCGACGGGCTGCACGCCACGCGTCACGGCGCGCGGCACGACAAGAACTACGAGCCCAACTCGTACGCGGGCCCGGCCCAGACGGACTCCGCGTTCTCCGCGCCGATGGCCGTCCAGGGCTGGACCGGCACCCACGAGGCGCCCGCCCACAACAAGGACGACGACTTCTTCCAGGCGGGCGAGCTGTACCGGCTGATGTCGGACGACGAGAAGGGCCGGCTGATCGCCAACATCGCGGGCGGCCTGTCCCAGGTCACGCGCGACGACGTGATCGAGAAGAACCTCGCCCACTTCCACGCCGCGGACGCCGACTACGGCAAGCGCGTGGAGGAGGCCGTCCGCGCCCTCCGCGAGGACTAA
- a CDS encoding phosphotransferase family protein yields MEITDITRAISAATSIAASLDLPANDAVVLHNSNKLALRLTPCDVFARVAFVGQEVAQFEVDLAQRLVEVACPVCPLEPRVDPRVYTRDGFAVTLWTYYEPVTPHTSPVDYAKALEQLHVGMRKVDVPSPRFTDRITEAEEVVADPDRSPELAHTDRVFLGGRLASLRRAIDDRGAAEQLLHGEPHPGNVLSTKNGSLFIDLETCCRGPVEFDLAHVPEAVCEHYPSVDHGLLDECRQLVIAMVAAWRWELGDQFPNGRRFGEELLRLLREGPPWPTLDTVTRRLEGP; encoded by the coding sequence GTGGAGATCACTGACATCACGCGTGCGATCTCGGCTGCGACTTCGATCGCCGCATCGCTCGACTTGCCGGCCAACGACGCAGTCGTTCTGCATAACTCGAACAAGCTGGCACTGCGGCTGACGCCGTGCGACGTCTTTGCCCGGGTCGCCTTTGTGGGACAAGAGGTTGCGCAGTTCGAAGTCGATCTCGCCCAGCGGCTCGTCGAGGTCGCATGCCCGGTGTGCCCCTTGGAGCCGCGGGTGGACCCTCGTGTGTACACGCGCGACGGCTTCGCAGTGACGCTGTGGACCTACTACGAGCCCGTGACACCTCATACCTCACCGGTCGACTACGCCAAGGCGCTGGAGCAGCTGCACGTCGGCATGCGCAAGGTCGACGTGCCGAGCCCGAGGTTCACGGACCGGATCACGGAGGCGGAAGAAGTTGTCGCCGACCCGGATCGCTCACCGGAGCTCGCCCACACGGACCGCGTGTTCCTGGGCGGCAGGCTGGCAAGCCTGCGACGAGCGATCGACGACCGCGGCGCCGCGGAGCAGCTGCTCCACGGCGAGCCGCATCCGGGCAATGTGCTCAGCACGAAGAACGGCTCGTTGTTCATCGACCTTGAGACGTGTTGCCGTGGTCCCGTCGAGTTCGACCTCGCCCATGTTCCCGAGGCGGTCTGCGAGCACTACCCGAGCGTTGACCACGGATTGCTGGACGAGTGCCGACAGCTCGTTATCGCGATGGTCGCCGCATGGCGTTGGGAGCTTGGCGACCAGTTTCCGAATGGGAGGCGGTTCGGCGAGGAACTCCTGCGCTTGCTGCGCGAGGGGCCTCCTTGGCCGACGCTCGACACAGTGACCAGGCGACTGGAAGGTCCCTAG
- a CDS encoding sigma-70 family RNA polymerase sigma factor, with translation MRTSRGRGTGRGADDPLDAAQERRVRAVLALGGVPQADLPDGVQQVRLRLLERAASGREAPDNVSAWAAVVASNLAMDWHRAKHRQERLGERLASLRQGETSSGEDTRVISLAVAQGLDELPETQRQVLVLRFYADLPVRVIAQQLGIPEGTVKSRLHTAVRALRERLHEDEVV, from the coding sequence ATGAGGACGAGCCGCGGCCGGGGGACGGGCCGCGGTGCCGATGATCCGCTGGACGCGGCCCAGGAGCGCCGGGTGCGGGCCGTACTCGCACTCGGCGGAGTGCCGCAGGCGGACCTGCCGGACGGAGTGCAGCAGGTCCGCCTGCGGCTGTTGGAGCGGGCGGCGAGCGGCCGGGAGGCGCCGGACAACGTCTCCGCGTGGGCCGCGGTCGTCGCCTCCAACCTCGCCATGGACTGGCACCGCGCCAAGCACCGTCAAGAACGCCTCGGCGAGCGGCTGGCCTCGCTGCGGCAGGGGGAGACCTCCTCCGGCGAGGACACCCGGGTCATTTCGCTCGCCGTCGCCCAGGGCCTGGACGAACTGCCCGAGACACAGCGGCAGGTCCTCGTGCTGCGCTTCTACGCCGACCTGCCCGTCCGGGTGATCGCCCAGCAACTCGGCATCCCCGAGGGCACGGTCAAGAGCCGGCTGCACACCGCCGTCCGTGCCCTGCGCGAACGGCTTCACGAGGACGAGGTGGTATGA